A genomic segment from Janthinobacterium sp. 64 encodes:
- a CDS encoding Gfo/Idh/MocA family protein — MQRRLRLGMVGGGQGAFIGAVHRIAARIDDQYELVAGALSSDPQRVRDSGAALHLAPDRCYSDYRAMAQAEAARADGIEAVAIVTPNHLHAPVATAFMEAGIHVICDKPLGISLAEGQALAALAEQKNLLFALTHTYSGYPLLRHAKAMVEAGEIGALRLVQVEYSQDWLADAIAAGGMNEGNWHNDPHKAGPGGTLLDVGLHAYHLAQFVSGLTPQSVLAELSTFVPHRTLDDHVQVMLRYANGAKGTLWASQVATGCENTVRLRLFGSKAQLDFDQEKPNELWCTPQGGNRQLLRPGRVDSAAARHATRVPAGHPEGYLEAFAQLYLDAALHIRALQAGLPVPEAARWLPTVMDGLAGLAFAEAVLRSHAAGASWTTLADC; from the coding sequence ATGCAGCGACGCTTACGGCTGGGCATGGTAGGGGGCGGGCAGGGCGCATTCATCGGCGCCGTGCACCGTATCGCGGCGCGCATCGACGACCAGTATGAACTGGTGGCGGGCGCCCTGTCGTCCGACCCGCAGCGCGTGCGCGACAGTGGCGCCGCGCTGCATTTGGCGCCGGACCGTTGCTACAGCGATTACCGCGCCATGGCGCAGGCGGAGGCCGCCAGGGCGGACGGCATCGAAGCCGTGGCCATCGTCACGCCGAATCACTTGCATGCGCCCGTCGCCACGGCGTTCATGGAAGCGGGCATCCACGTGATCTGCGACAAGCCGCTGGGGATTTCCTTGGCGGAAGGCCAGGCACTGGCGGCGCTGGCCGAGCAAAAAAACCTGCTGTTTGCGCTCACGCATACCTACAGCGGCTACCCGCTGCTGCGCCACGCGAAAGCCATGGTCGAGGCGGGCGAGATCGGCGCGCTGCGCCTCGTGCAGGTGGAATATTCGCAGGATTGGCTGGCCGACGCCATCGCGGCGGGTGGCATGAACGAGGGCAACTGGCATAACGACCCGCACAAGGCCGGTCCCGGCGGCACCCTGCTCGACGTGGGCTTGCACGCCTACCACCTGGCGCAGTTCGTCAGCGGACTGACGCCGCAGTCCGTGCTGGCGGAACTGTCGACCTTTGTACCGCACCGCACCTTGGACGACCACGTGCAGGTGATGCTGCGCTATGCGAATGGCGCCAAGGGCACCCTGTGGGCCAGCCAGGTGGCGACCGGTTGCGAAAACACGGTGCGCTTGCGCCTGTTCGGCAGCAAGGCGCAGCTGGACTTCGACCAGGAGAAACCAAATGAGCTGTGGTGTACGCCGCAGGGTGGCAACCGCCAACTGCTGCGTCCGGGCCGGGTCGACAGCGCTGCGGCGCGCCACGCCACGCGCGTGCCGGCCGGCCATCCTGAAGGCTACCTGGAAGCGTTCGCCCAGCTGTACCTGGATGCGGCTTTGCACATCCGCGCCTTGCAAGCGGGCTTGCCCGTGCCGGAGGCGGCCCGCTGGCTGCCGACGGTGATGGACGGCTTGGCGGGCCTGGCCTTTGCGGAAGCCGTGCTGCGCAGCCACGCGGCGGGCGCCAGCTGGACCACCTTGGCGGACTGTTAA
- a CDS encoding 2Fe-2S iron-sulfur cluster-binding protein — protein sequence MSAPLTITTFTITIVPQGWQFPAEAGTTILAAAELAGIRLLSSCRNGTCRTCLCHMPEGKVRYTVDWPGISPDERLDGYILPCVAVAESDLTIQARAVRTGA from the coding sequence ATGAGCGCGCCCTTAACCATCACCACCTTTACCATCACCATTGTCCCCCAAGGCTGGCAATTCCCGGCCGAAGCGGGCACGACCATCTTGGCCGCCGCCGAGCTGGCCGGTATCCGCCTGCTCAGTTCCTGCCGCAACGGCACTTGCCGCACCTGCCTGTGTCACATGCCTGAAGGAAAGGTGCGCTATACGGTGGACTGGCCCGGCATCAGCCCCGATGAACGGCTCGACGGCTACATCCTGCCCTGCGTCGCCGTGGCGGAAAGCGACCTCACCATCCAGGCGCGGGCCGTGCGCACGGGCGCCTGA
- a CDS encoding MoaD/ThiS family protein, which translates to MAHLHFTQQLARFIDVPTVDVDVPRLRAALDAAFAQQPRLRGYVLDEQGALRPNVVIFIDGARCRERRVLDDALRPDSQVYILQALSGG; encoded by the coding sequence ATGGCGCATCTGCATTTTACGCAACAGCTGGCACGTTTCATCGACGTCCCCACCGTGGACGTCGATGTACCACGCCTGCGCGCCGCTCTCGATGCCGCGTTTGCGCAGCAGCCGCGCCTGCGCGGTTATGTGCTCGACGAGCAGGGCGCCCTGCGTCCCAACGTGGTGATCTTCATCGACGGTGCGCGTTGCCGCGAGCGGCGCGTGCTCGACGATGCCTTGCGGCCGGACAGTCAGGTGTATATCTTGCAGGCACTTTCCGGAGGTTGA
- a CDS encoding WD40/YVTN/BNR-like repeat-containing protein: MSQRAYLGTRKGLFQFDVDAAGAWQLALVQFAGDPVSMLLHDGRDGTLYVALNLGHFGAKLHRLDRSSSTWQEIAVPAYPAKPEDSSDTVDWTLRQIWSLAAGGADQPGVLWAGTLPGGLFRSSDRGDSWQLVESLWNVPQRAQWFGGGYDVPGIHSICVDPRDCNKVLVGVSCGGVWQTRDGGASWALSATGMRADYMPPELDENEAVQDPHRIVRSTGTPDALWCQHHNGIWRSQDAGWHWQEVTTAPLSHFGFAVAVHPRDGDTAWFVPAQADVLRIPIDGALAVTRTRDGGKTFEVLRAGLPQQHCYDLIYRHGLALADDGRSLVMASTTGGAWYSSDGGEHWQTISAHLPPVYAVCFATL; the protein is encoded by the coding sequence ATGAGCCAACGCGCGTATCTCGGCACCCGCAAGGGGCTGTTCCAGTTCGATGTCGATGCGGCCGGCGCCTGGCAGCTGGCGCTGGTGCAGTTTGCCGGCGACCCCGTCTCCATGCTGCTGCACGATGGCCGCGACGGCACCCTGTATGTCGCCCTGAACCTGGGGCACTTCGGCGCGAAGCTGCACCGCCTGGACAGGAGCAGTTCCACATGGCAAGAGATCGCCGTGCCCGCCTATCCCGCCAAGCCGGAAGACAGCAGCGATACGGTGGACTGGACCTTGCGGCAGATCTGGTCGCTGGCGGCCGGTGGCGCGGACCAGCCCGGCGTGCTGTGGGCGGGCACCCTGCCTGGCGGCCTGTTCCGCTCAAGCGACCGCGGCGACAGCTGGCAACTGGTGGAATCGTTGTGGAACGTGCCGCAGCGGGCGCAATGGTTTGGCGGCGGCTACGACGTGCCCGGCATCCACAGCATTTGCGTCGACCCGCGCGACTGCAACAAGGTGCTGGTCGGCGTGTCCTGCGGCGGCGTGTGGCAAACGCGCGATGGCGGCGCCAGCTGGGCCTTGAGCGCGACGGGCATGCGCGCCGACTACATGCCGCCCGAGCTCGATGAAAACGAGGCCGTGCAAGATCCGCACCGCATCGTGCGCAGCACCGGCACGCCGGACGCGCTGTGGTGCCAGCACCATAACGGCATCTGGCGCTCGCAGGACGCCGGCTGGCACTGGCAGGAAGTGACGACGGCGCCGCTGTCGCATTTCGGCTTTGCCGTCGCCGTGCATCCGCGCGATGGCGATACGGCCTGGTTCGTGCCCGCGCAGGCGGACGTGCTGCGCATTCCCATCGATGGCGCGCTGGCCGTCACGCGCACGCGCGATGGCGGAAAAACGTTCGAGGTGTTGCGCGCGGGATTGCCGCAGCAGCATTGCTACGACCTCATCTACCGCCATGGGCTGGCGCTGGCCGACGATGGGCGCAGTTTGGTGATGGCGTCGACGACGGGCGGCGCCTGGTATTCGAGCGACGGGGGCGAGCATTGGCAGACCATCTCTGCCCACTTGCCGCCTGTTTATGCCGTCTGTTTTGCCACGCTGTAG
- a CDS encoding TetR/AcrR family transcriptional regulator: protein MAAPQRLTDRKRVAIVDAAIAEFREHGFDATSMDRIAATAAVSKRTVYNHFPSKDELFAEILQRMWESSVAQPAVPYLADQPLRPQVLALVEQKMGLLCDPAFIDLARVIFGETIHSPARAQAMVARLNEKETGLYLWIRAAQQDGRIKAGETVEVAHLLMSPLKTFAFWPQITMGEPLLGPARRREVAELAVDIFLCYYSVAKQTA from the coding sequence ATGGCCGCACCGCAACGCCTCACCGACCGCAAGCGCGTCGCCATCGTCGATGCCGCCATCGCCGAGTTCCGCGAGCACGGTTTTGACGCGACCAGCATGGACAGGATCGCCGCCACGGCCGCCGTTTCCAAGCGCACCGTGTACAACCATTTCCCCAGCAAGGACGAACTGTTCGCGGAAATCCTGCAACGCATGTGGGAAAGCAGCGTGGCCCAGCCCGCCGTGCCCTATCTTGCGGACCAGCCGCTGCGCCCGCAGGTGCTGGCCCTGGTCGAGCAGAAAATGGGCTTGCTGTGCGACCCGGCATTCATCGACCTGGCGCGCGTGATCTTCGGAGAAACCATCCACTCGCCCGCGCGCGCGCAAGCGATGGTGGCGCGCCTGAATGAAAAGGAAACGGGCCTGTATCTCTGGATCCGCGCGGCGCAGCAAGATGGGCGCATCAAGGCGGGCGAGACGGTGGAAGTGGCGCACCTGCTGATGTCGCCACTAAAAACCTTTGCATTCTGGCCGCAGATCACCATGGGTGAGCCTCTGCTGGGCCCGGCACGCCGGCGCGAAGTGGCGGAACTGGCCGTCGATATCTTCCTGTGCTACTACAGCGTGGCAAAACAGACGGCATAA
- a CDS encoding MBL fold metallo-hydrolase produces MSSCTLRAAPAAPVESLQRHDGKFRNPVQMHKLGTAATLKLMWTFLFDKPDSTVPAAAVPVQALTQAQLLAAPDNSLFRLGHSTLLLKLNNEFFLTDPVFSERASPVQWAGPKRFHQPPISIADLPPIKAIILSHNHYDHLDHAAVLQLAAKTEHFVAPLGVGDTLVAWGVPAAKVRQFDWWQGTTIAGVKLVATPSQHFSGRGLFDGNQTLWASWVIDAPDVRVFFSGDSGYFDGFKQIGDKYGPFDVTMIETGAYDKLWPDVHMQPEETLQAHLDLRGKWLMPVHNGTFDLGLHAWHEPFDRITGLAAKQGVHLATPQMGETVDLTQPQKGNKWWLAMLEEEMAR; encoded by the coding sequence ATGAGTTCTTGCACCTTGCGCGCCGCGCCTGCTGCGCCTGTTGAATCTTTGCAACGCCACGATGGCAAGTTCCGCAATCCCGTGCAGATGCACAAGCTGGGCACGGCGGCCACGCTCAAGCTGATGTGGACCTTTCTCTTTGACAAGCCCGACAGTACGGTGCCGGCCGCGGCTGTGCCCGTGCAAGCCTTGACCCAGGCGCAATTGCTGGCCGCGCCCGACAACAGCCTGTTTCGCCTCGGTCACTCGACCCTGCTGCTGAAACTGAACAACGAATTCTTCCTCACCGACCCCGTGTTTTCCGAGCGCGCCTCGCCCGTGCAGTGGGCGGGACCGAAGCGTTTCCACCAGCCGCCCATCAGCATCGCTGACTTGCCGCCGATCAAGGCCATCATCCTGTCGCACAACCATTACGACCATCTCGACCATGCCGCCGTGCTGCAACTGGCCGCCAAGACCGAGCACTTTGTTGCGCCGCTGGGCGTGGGCGATACCTTGGTTGCCTGGGGCGTGCCGGCGGCCAAGGTGCGGCAATTCGACTGGTGGCAGGGCACCACGATTGCCGGCGTGAAACTCGTCGCCACCCCCTCGCAGCATTTCTCGGGGCGCGGCTTGTTTGATGGCAATCAAACCCTGTGGGCGTCGTGGGTCATCGACGCGCCGGACGTGCGCGTGTTTTTCAGCGGCGACTCTGGCTATTTCGACGGTTTCAAGCAGATCGGCGACAAGTACGGCCCGTTTGACGTGACCATGATCGAGACGGGGGCGTATGACAAGCTGTGGCCGGACGTGCACATGCAGCCGGAGGAAACCCTGCAAGCCCACCTGGACTTGCGCGGCAAGTGGCTCATGCCCGTGCATAACGGCACCTTTGACCTGGGGCTGCACGCCTGGCATGAACCGTTCGACCGCATCACGGGGCTGGCGGCCAAGCAGGGCGTGCACCTGGCCACGCCGCAGATGGGCGAGACGGTCGACCTGACGCAACCGCAGAAGGGGAATAAGTGGTGGCTGGCAATGCTGGAAGAGGAAATGGCCCGGTAA